The Acinetobacter sp. YWS30-1 genome contains a region encoding:
- a CDS encoding spore coat U domain-containing protein, translating into MSQVKIFKYSFVILAVVSVSAYTMSDRQSTQFQIKMQVIEICEIGAGGSSDIDFGTVTRNAQNVQATGSLNVHCTNGTPYNIALNSDGRLKHANDISIQIPYQLYQDHAMSKEWGNIADNRLSQQGTGETQNIKIWGNVPNANVPAGKYSDTVTATITY; encoded by the coding sequence ATGAGTCAAGTGAAAATTTTTAAATATTCTTTTGTAATTTTAGCCGTAGTCTCTGTTTCCGCATATACCATGAGTGATCGTCAATCCACACAGTTTCAAATCAAAATGCAAGTTATAGAAATTTGTGAGATTGGAGCAGGAGGCTCTTCGGATATTGATTTTGGGACTGTGACTCGTAATGCACAGAATGTTCAAGCGACAGGGAGCTTAAATGTTCATTGTACTAATGGTACTCCCTATAATATTGCTTTAAATAGTGATGGTCGTTTGAAGCATGCCAATGATATTTCTATACAAATTCCTTATCAGCTTTATCAAGATCATGCCATGAGCAAAGAATGGGGCAATATTGCAGACAATCGTTTGTCACAACAGGGGACAGGGGAAACACAAAATATTAAGATTTGGGGTAATGTTCCCAATGCTAATGTTCCTGCTGGGAAATATAGTGACACAGTAACTGCGACGATTACCTATTAA